The genomic DNA ctgccgcagctgcacaCAACTACGGTCATGTCCACGGGCATGGCCAGACGGATCTAGACCGTGAACCAAAGGAGCATGGCCAGCATAGTGGTCATATGGGCGGACACCACGGCATGCCACCCACTATTCCCCATTCGGCAGCCGCCCTTCTTGATCACGCCTTTCTACAGCAGGCCCTGGAGAATCGAGGCGGGGATATGGCCGGACGTGAAGCACTCCATGCCATGGccctggcagcggcagctcacGCAGCTGCCAACCGAATGTCTAGCAGCCCCCAAGAGTCTGGGTCGAATGGACACGCAGCCAGATCTCCAAATCCCAGGGCTCGCCACTACTCTGAGCACGAGGCTATGGAGATTGAGATGGAGAAGCACGAGCAACGCCTGATCAAGAGGGAGCGTGACCAGGATGAGCGCGAGGACGCTGACGATGAAGATGATcatgagcaggagcaggagcaggatcaGGATCACGATCATGACCATGTGGAAGATCTTTCGCTGGCACGCAAAGAACGCCCCGAGTCGCCATACTCTCCTCGGCCCCCACGGGCCTCCTCGCCGGTCGAGAGCGCCAGTGTTATCATGCACTCAAACAGCGCCTCCACCAATGGAAAGGATCACGAGGATTATCCCCACTCACCACCGCCCGTTGCTCTAGGTCTAGGCCTGAAGCGGGAGCTACTTGGCGGAGAGGATTCGCAGGCCAGAACCGACTGATTAACGCTCACCATGGCCTGGCAGTACGCGGCGGACAGCTACGATTCCATATGCTAGGCCAGCTAGGCAAGATCCACGATCCCAGTACACCGTCCCAATGTTACCCTGCCCCTTCtgttattattttcttttcgacGTACAACGTGCGACTAAAATGTTGTTTTCTCAATGGCATCGACATCGATCAGCGATCAGTCGATCTGCGTTGGTGAAGCTTTAAACGAGAACCCCTCATCCAAATCGAGGCGGGTGCACACCAGCATCTGCACCTTAGgaggaaatcaaatcaaatcaaatccacAATCTACAATACAAGAAATTGTTGTCAGCATCACTTTGTGCCTAATACAGAAACGTTAGCTTAGACTAGGATATGCATAGGttaaacacatacacacacacacacacacacacacacactaggcTAGGCGACACAGACAACCCCCAATCGGACACTTATTCTAGGCACTCGATGGCCATCTAAGCTTAGTAGCTAGCTAGTTGTGGTCTTTGACGCTTATTGGTCGGAGACACGTGTCCCAAGCTATAGCTAAGGAAAGATATGTAAACTATACAATTACATAAGACTGAAGGAAGAATCCGCATATTAGAGGCGATCAAGGGCAGAGCGAAAGAGGCTACCGGATACCCTGTAGGGTAGGAAAATATGACAGAATCAGATACATTTAGGATCAGATCAGAATGAGTTAGCAATACAACTTTGTACAACTTTGTTAATGCCAGtgatttgttttaaaaaataattagcaCTAGATATTTAtaatagatacatacatacatacattcatacatacgtAAAGCCTTATGTTTATGATTTCCGAGACCTCTAtaagaacagaaacagatatgAACACAACTACCTCAATAAAGCATATTCTAGATTTTTTTGAAGAACGAAATTCTTTGTTACCTTGTCATTATCATATTAGCAATAAGAACTGTCCTGGGTTGAATTTTATAAGACTGACACCGACTCAAACGACTCAAATGTAGCACGAGAATTTGCAACCAGAGCCGAGCacattaaatacaaatacaaattaaaatacaagTGGTAACCAATCCAGTTGAGCGTACAAATTCAGAACCGTAACTTACTTAGTTATAATCCAGCTTAAAATGAATAATTTAGTCTATAGGCAACAACTTCAAATACAACTTTGACTCTACACATAATTAGAACTTAAGCttaggcaaaaataaaacaaacaaataatatacatatatatgtaagcaaaaccaacaaacatgCGCTGGGGGCAATGCAATAGGCTCTTTAATTATAAACACCTACACAGATACAATTATGTAATCGTACGGTTGATAATGTTAATTTGTTATACGAGTAACCTCTGTACATAAAATCATAgtctacacatacatacatcagaCATACattacacacatgcacatccaTACGAGTTATACAAAGATCGACATGCAGTTATTAGATCTAGAGTGTAAATTAAGAAAAATTGTAATGCAATTTAAAGCATACTCCTAGACACTTGACTTTCATAATAATATGATAAGCGATCGAATGCGAAATAAACTGACTGAATCAATCAAAGATGAGAATCGAACTATCACTACCGCCGAGTCGCCATTCAGTCTGGAGTTTATCTTTATTACAATAATCTgttacaaaaatacacacacatggttTTAGTTCCTCCCAGTCTGGATCTGGTTCATTGGGATTGGGAATTGGGGTTTGAATCGGACTAAAACGAATACAATACACACAAGATTATCTATCTAGCTAGACGCTAATATTGCAAAACACTGAGGTACAAGTCTTGGTAAACGATTTGGCCCTTCTAAATTGTTTACTAAATTTCCACTTAAATTACTGACAGCCCGCACAATTGGGCTGGTTGCGGTTTTCGAAATCGCAGATTCCAATGGCGAATCGGAAGGGCTTATGATTGGGTAAGTGCATAGGCCTGCTGGATGGCATGGGGTctccgggcaggagcagctctcGTTCCTCGTACTCCCACTTTTGGTGACTGATTTCAGGGCCGGGCGGGTAATTGCTGATTGAAATGGCGCGCTCGATCCGGATGAGCGGTGGGTCGTCATTGGGACTGTGTCCGCAACGGGCGCAGTGGGCCAGTAGCTTGGCTTCACTAAGGAACGCCAGGCGGCAGAAGTTGCACTGGTAGTTGATACCCTTGTTGTGGAGAACCAGATGACAGTCCAGTTGATTCTGGTAATCGAACTCGTCCTGACACTTGTGGCAAATATACACGCCGCGGTTCTGCCTATGCAGATGGTAGTCGAGGAAGACTCTGCACAAAAGGTCATGTCAGAAAATAGCTTTTTCGAGATGGTTGTACATACTTGCTGGTGAAAACGTCCCCGCACTTTTGGCAGTAGAACCAGCTCATCTTCCAATGACGCATGTAGTCGTGTTTCATCAACGCACTTAGCGAATCCGTCTGATAGCCACAGGTGAAGCAGGAAAATTCATTCAGCTGAACTTGCGCCTTCAGCAAATCAAGCATGTGTAGATCTGGCAATTCAAACAATAACTTCAACCTTTTCAAAAGCGGCCTTTACGCCTCTTAGATGATTTGTATATTACCGTACTCCTTGTCTGTTCTTATGTGCGACTCCTCCAGCACGTAGTTATCGTACAGCCGGGACAGGTTGAGagcactgttgctgttgcttcgaCTGTGGTTTACAATCCAGTCACCCGTGAAGTTCATTCTCCGTGTGTACATGGTATCCACCTGGTCATCATGTTCATTTTcttccagctcctgctcttcACATTCGCTGTCATCGTAGTCTACTTGGACGTTGGTAGTGTACTTATTCCAATCTTCAGAACATGCCCGCGAACGCGAACGTGTTGACCGTGCCCTTCCCTTGTGCGTTGTCTCATCCATATGGTGGATTTTTAGAGCCTGCGGAAAGTATACAGTAGATTCTGCGGTTTTATAAATTATCCGAGCTGGTACTTGCCTCATGCCTGGCACTGCAAATTGTGTGGTGCAGCTCCCACTCGTACTTGGTGTCGAACGCCGCCTCGCACAGACTGCACGGATGCCGGGTTTGATGGGTATTGCGCTGGTGCTGGCGTAGGCTTATTACTGTAAAAAACTCCTCTTCGCAGTGGCGGCAGTGAAAGGTGCGAGTGGGGCGCAAGGACGGCTGCAGCGAACGAGGCGACACAGTGTCTTCATCACTGCCGGCTTCATTGAGAACACGACACCTAGCCTTGGGCAGACGACGTTGCGACCTGCACCGGCGTGAGTGCACAGTAAAATAGTCTTTGCGGAAGTAGGCTCGCCCACAGTGTTGACAGACCAGCCGTGTGCGCCACTTCCAGCCGTCCTGGGCATTTACACTGTTGTTGCGAGTGCCGCCCGACTCGGTCGCAGAAGGAGATTCAGGTGGCTGAGCAGCGTAGGCTTCTAGTACGGAGCAAGAGGACCGTGAGCTGCGACCGCTTTGGTCAGTGGCTGGCATTTGGACTTCCTGCAAATCTACTAGAGTAGTGGACACCTCGGCATCCGCTATGGGAGGACTGAGTTGTGTGGGCGTAACCGTAGTCGTCGTCACGGTGGACGGGCCGCTTCCTTCATGTTGCAGCCGTTGCATCCGCTGCATCAGAGAGCGCGTGACCTCCGAGTGCATGTTCAACTTGCAAACGCACTCTACGCATATGGCTTTCAGTGTAGATCGGATTACATCGGCCTGCAATAGTGGGGGATAGTGATTACTCTCAGTGTGCAAGTAACGCTGCGGAAGACTCACCTGCATCTTCCAGTCCCGACTGAGGCGGCGCTGCATTACCTGATTGGACCTGAGGTCCAGCAGGGCGGACGATTTTGCGGCCCCACAGATGGTGCAGTTGGCGTTTTCGTCCACCTCACCTTTCTGGTGCTGGCCGTTGCACCCTTCCTCATCCAGCAACCCGCCACTGCTACTTGGCTGTGGTTcaggagcatcagcatctCGCATAATGCCGAAGCCGATGGGGAACAGCCTTCCGCGAAGATGCAATGCATGTGCAAGtggaaatttatattttatgtgtggTTCACCTGGAGAAAGCAGAACGTTGCTACATTGTGACCCCGTGCTGCTTGTCAATTAGATCTGCGAtgcacttgcacattttcttgcATTCTTTCTATTATTCcctaaaattgtttatttaacaGAGTACTCGAAGCGAAGTTTTTGTAAATATATCATATATATGACTACCCTGACAGAGAACTATCGATAAGGGCATGCAGTGTTCAAAAACGGCTGGCTTGCAGGGGACTATATTGATGGGGCGCAAATaaacaacacaaatcaaatggaCTATTGGGACGCGACTTCCAGACAGCTTCATTTCGAAGTGTTTGGAAAGTGCGGCTTTGAGGACAGAACTCTAGCCGAGATCTCTGGACCATCCAAGAGCGGCAAGAGTTTGGTGATGCAGAAGCTAATGGCACATTGCTTGGCTCCCTACAAGTACGGAGGACGTCAATGGAGCATTGGATTCATCAGTCTCAGCCACAAAATCAACCAGGAGTCACTGGAAAAAGCCGTCAGAGCAGAACTGCGGGAATGGATTGGCATGGATGCTCCCactgaggaggagcaggcgaaAATAGCAAAGGAATGCGTACGTAAGGTCATGTTTATCAATTGCTTTAACACCGCGGAAGTGTTTAGTGCCCTCAGACACGCAAGCTATAACAAGACgttgaaaaggaaaaacgagCTGATTGCCTTGGATACTCTTAGTGAGTTCTACTGGCTAGACTTTTCCACCAGGAAAGAAAAACTCAGCAAATACAGATACTACAAGCAGTGGCAGACGAGGCTAGGACAGGCATGCAAGAATGACAATATTTGCGGCATGTACACCGTGGACAGCAGCTGTCTGGAAAACCGATATCATGACTCCCAACTGATTATGAAAATCAGTTATTCTgtgaaattaaccaaaaaacGAAGGAAGCATACCATGAATGGGAAaccaatttcatttcaagataaataaaagtaaaaaaaaaatacctataaatttaataaatccACACTGTTCTAATAATCTATTCTCGATAGTTGGCTCTCGTCTCTACCACCACTACATTGACACAGAAGCATATTTTTCAAATGTCCCTTGGggattttctctcttctccgtagtgatttttctctctctctcaaggatacatttttctctttattatttattcatccCCACTTACAATTCCATACGCACTTACGTATTTTTTGCCGTTGGCAATATAAGTTGTATGGGCCAGCAGCATGCTGCAAAAAGTGAGCAGCACTGTTCCCCAACATTTGGCAcggaataagcaacatttagtacCCTTGGAGATATGGATATTCTCAAATTGATGACATTTTGGGATTCTCTGGCTCCAATTATTGCAAgaacaaatcaattttcaggaaaacaatataatttcttttcctcttttgttgccACGCtattttttaatcattttcaatgttattagttaacatacatatgtctcttttaataatttacatacatttacatactgaagacaAAGCTCCCTTGCTTCCGAAGGGGTgttttgaatgaaaaaaaaaaaaatcaaatacaaatttttaaataccaggtcataaggtatacaatacGATAAAAAGGactatttataataagccaaaagggttcttcaatcggattaaattatggTTTCAGTGTTAatagtctttgcaagctagtaatatcaaatagaacatcaaaatcgaggaatattatttaagactacggtatatttatggtctatttttaaaatgagaaggtatattttgagGGTTGTGCGGTATATTTGCTCGATATTCATCGGTCACcctgacagagacagaaacgtGCTATTTTTTCTCAGGTTGCGATTTCTTggtgaaaaaaaaatagtgaAAATGGGCGTACAAGTTGTTCCAATTGCTCCCGGTGATGGTAAGATAAATATGCAGTTAAAATTTGTGCAACAGCTTCTGGCGGCCTCGTGAAGCATAACCTGGGAAATGCTTGAGTACATGCCTCGAAAAATTATTTGAGCGTTGCCTATATCCATCTCGCTCACTCGCATCCATTTTATATCTTTGCAGGCAGCACATTCCCCAAGAACGGACAAAAAGTCGTCGTGCACTACACTGGAACCTTGGACGATGGCACCAAGGTACAGCTCCTGCATTGAAGtactgaaaatgaaaatcttATAATAAAATCTCCTTTAGTTTGATTCGTCCCGGGACCGCAACAAGCCTTTCAAGTTCACCATCGGCAAGGGCGAAGTCATCCGCGGTTGGGACGAGGGCGTTGCTCAATTGAGCGTTGGCCAGCGCGCCAAGCTTATCTGCTCCCCGGACTACGCCTACGGCAGCCGTGGACACCCAGGAGTCATCCCCCCCAACTCCACCCTGACTTTCGACGTTGAGTTGCTCAAGGTCGAATAAGTAGCCGGAGCGagagtgcatgtgtgtgggtgcctGTGTGAGCACGGCCCAACTGCAGGTGGCTGTGCGTGTGTATACCATCAGAAGCACGGACAAGCGCACACACTGTTTCAATGCAATCAACACCTAGAGCACAGAGCCACGGCGGCACACCACTACCAAACCAGAACAATCCAGCAGCATTTGAATTCTACtcaaaagaaagcaaattaGACGTAATTTAATCGAAAGGGAAACGCATCTTCTACGCATACTAAATAAACTAAACATTTATTCAAGATCATTTTCGACTATTGATTGTTTTTGGAGACCAGATACATGATCTGGTCGATTACCTCGTAGCGCTCGTGGTTATACTTTTGAGTATGCTCTTGCCAGTGGTTGCGCACACGCTTCCAGCGAGCCATGTTGGCAGATAGCAGATCGTTCCTGGCGGCCCCTTCCAGCTTCTTTTCttgcagcttctcctccttgGTGTACTCCAGGCGGGGTGGGATCACTGGCAAGTCGGTGGAGCGGGCCTGCGGCATTTGAGTCAGTATTTTCAACTCTCCGCTCTTCAGCCTGGCCCTAACTTCCTCAGCGTCGCTCTCGCGCTTCACGGTGGCAGTGGAACCTTCCGTGTTGTAAGTGGATACGGCAGGGTTGCGCGGCTGGTTGGCCATCCAGGCACGGCAGATCGGGTACAGAGGAGTCTTCTCATTGTATTTCGAGAGGTCCAGGCTGCGCTCGAACAGGCGCATTACATACGACTCGCTGGGAGACTTCTGATTGTTCGAGCCGCTGCCACTCTTTTTGTAGAGCGCTCGCTTCACTTTGGAGCGGTTCGGCGAGGCCGTAGCGCCCACAGTTACGGCGTTCAACTCCGGCTGCAGCTTGACCTGGTATTGGTTTACTGGcacctggc from Drosophila subobscura isolate 14011-0131.10 chromosome E, UCBerk_Dsub_1.0, whole genome shotgun sequence includes the following:
- the LOC117890616 gene encoding zinc finger protein 33A, with the translated sequence MRDADAPEPQPSSSGGLLDEEGCNGQHQKGEVDENANCTICGAAKSSALLDLRSNQVMQRRLSRDWKMQADVIRSTLKAICVECVCKLNMHSEVTRSLMQRMQRLQHEGSGPSTVTTTTVTPTQLSPPIADAEVSTTLVDLQEVQMPATDQSGRSSRSSCSVLEAYAAQPPESPSATESGGTRNNSVNAQDGWKWRTRLVCQHCGRAYFRKDYFTVHSRRCRSQRRLPKARCRVLNEAGSDEDTVSPRSLQPSLRPTRTFHCRHCEEEFFTVISLRQHQRNTHQTRHPCSLCEAAFDTKYEWELHHTICSARHEALKIHHMDETTHKGRARSTRSRSRACSEDWNKYTTNVQVDYDDSECEEQELEENEHDDQVDTMYTRRMNFTGDWIVNHSRSNSNSALNLSRLYDNYVLEESHIRTDKEYDLHMLDLLKAQVQLNEFSCFTCGYQTDSLSALMKHDYMRHWKMSWFYCQKCGDVFTSKVFLDYHLHRQNRGVYICHKCQDEFDYQNQLDCHLVLHNKGINYQCNFCRLAFLSEAKLLAHCARCGHSPNDDPPLIRIERAISISNYPPGPEISHQKWEYEERELLLPGDPMPSSRPMHLPNHKPFRFAIGICDFENRNQPNCAGCQ
- the LOC117890233 gene encoding uncharacterized protein LOC117890233 isoform X2, with the protein product MDYWDATSRQLHFEVFGKCGFEDRTLAEISGPSKSGKSLVMQKLMAHCLAPYKYGGRQWSIGFISLSHKINQESLEKAVRAELREWIGMDAPTEEEQAKIAKECTRKL
- the LOC117890233 gene encoding uncharacterized protein LOC117890233 isoform X1 yields the protein MDYWDATSRQLHFEVFGKCGFEDRTLAEISGPSKSGKSLVMQKLMAHCLAPYKYGGRQWSIGFISLSHKINQESLEKAVRAELREWIGMDAPTEEEQAKIAKECCPQTRKL
- the LOC117892647 gene encoding 12 kDa FK506-binding protein, translating into MGVQVVPIAPGDGSTFPKNGQKVVVHYTGTLDDGTKFDSSRDRNKPFKFTIGKGEVIRGWDEGVAQLSVGQRAKLICSPDYAYGSRGHPGVIPPNSTLTFDVELLKVE
- the LOC117892646 gene encoding uncharacterized protein LOC117892646 → MKSPKKSLKNGGEELSLRLREPRKEEPNSEVTEADDDTESDLPIRGRPSKKLLIQQQQQRQVPVNQYQVKLQPELNAVTVGATASPNRSKVKRALYKKSGSGSNNQKSPSESYVMRLFERSLDLSKYNEKTPLYPICRAWMANQPRNPAVSTYNTEGSTATVKRESDAEEVRARLKSGELKILTQMPQARSTDLPVIPPRLEYTKEEKLQEKKLEGAARNDLLSANMARWKRVRNHWQEHTQKYNHERYEVIDQIMYLVSKNNQ